In Leisingera methylohalidivorans DSM 14336, a single genomic region encodes these proteins:
- the maiA gene encoding maleylacetoacetate isomerase: MGDAILYDYWRSSASYRLRIALNLAGIKYATERVDLVKGEHKSLEHLARNPQGFVPVLEIDGLRLTQSLAVLDYLDDTRNLGLLPKDPGLRARARALAHSVAVDVHPVCNLQVAKHATQLSGGAADMPKAWMQHFIRPGLEAFEALLTDFDQAPFCTGDTPGLADICLMPQLYNARRWQTDFKDMPRICAVEAACAAHPAFAAAYPDQER, translated from the coding sequence TTGGGCGACGCGATTCTTTACGACTACTGGCGGTCATCGGCCAGTTACCGCCTGCGCATTGCGCTAAACTTGGCAGGGATTAAATATGCCACAGAACGGGTCGACCTGGTCAAGGGCGAACACAAAAGCCTCGAACATCTGGCCCGCAACCCGCAAGGTTTTGTTCCCGTCCTGGAAATCGACGGGCTGCGCCTGACCCAGTCTCTGGCAGTTCTCGACTATCTGGACGATACCCGGAACCTCGGCTTGCTGCCCAAGGACCCAGGTCTGCGTGCCAGGGCACGGGCGCTGGCCCATTCGGTGGCGGTGGACGTGCATCCGGTCTGCAACCTTCAGGTGGCCAAACATGCAACCCAGCTCAGCGGCGGCGCGGCGGACATGCCCAAGGCGTGGATGCAGCATTTTATCCGTCCGGGCCTGGAAGCCTTCGAGGCACTGCTGACCGACTTTGATCAAGCCCCTTTCTGCACCGGCGACACACCTGGGCTCGCCGATATCTGCCTTATGCCGCAGCTTTACAATGCCCGCCGCTGGCAAACGGATTTCAAGGATATGCCCCGGATCTGCGCGGTGGAGGCAGCCTGCGCGGCGCACCCTGCTTTTGCCGCCGCGTACCCGGATCAGGAGCGCTGA
- a CDS encoding DUF2783 domain-containing protein translates to MTDEQLILNANTERADDFYADLLAAHEGLSKTESDALNARLVLILANHIGKRSILKQALAAAALNPQKDSA, encoded by the coding sequence ATGACCGACGAACAGCTGATCCTGAACGCCAACACCGAGCGCGCCGACGACTTCTATGCAGATCTCCTGGCGGCGCATGAGGGTCTCAGCAAAACCGAAAGCGATGCACTGAATGCACGCCTAGTGCTGATACTGGCCAACCACATAGGCAAACGCTCGATTCTGAAACAGGCGCTGGCGGCTGCCGCACTGAATCCCCAGAAGGATTCCGCTTGA
- a CDS encoding FAD-dependent oxidoreductase yields MNKIFEVPLYPYERHADEDAATPVRRKVVVIGAGPIGLSAAIDLAQQGTEVVVLDDNDKVSFGSRAICFAKRPLEILDRLGCGQPMVDKGVQWNVGKVFFDDRQVYDFNLLPEEGHKRPAFINLQQYYFEEHLVNRVRELQEQGAKIEIRGRNKVSAIGTHPDHVTLEIDTPEGSYNLEAEWLIACDGAGSPTRRMLGLDFVGRVFEDNFLIADVIMDADFPTERWFWFDPPFNKGQSALLHKQPDGVWRIDLQLGWDIDKEREKRPENVIPRLKAMLGEDVKFELEWVSIYTFQCRRMEKFRHGRVLFAGDAAHQVSPFGARGANSGVQDTDNLCWKLQLVMDGTAPESLLDSYDAERVHGADENILNSSRSTDFITPKSEMSRVMRDAVLDLSEQYEFARPLVNSGRLSVPCTYDGSSLNSADALDGPERTRPGSPCPDAPLSDGFLLDRLGDKFVLLTIDADAPDAIEESGIRVTRLALSIKDDKSLALKERYLGKHESAVYLIRPDQHVAARRPGFDENQFRHAIRRAIGKE; encoded by the coding sequence ATGAACAAGATCTTTGAAGTCCCTTTGTACCCCTATGAGCGTCATGCAGATGAGGACGCCGCAACACCAGTACGCCGCAAGGTGGTGGTGATCGGCGCTGGCCCCATCGGGCTGTCTGCCGCCATCGACTTGGCGCAGCAGGGCACCGAAGTGGTGGTGCTTGATGACAACGACAAGGTGAGCTTTGGATCCCGCGCGATCTGCTTTGCCAAGCGGCCCCTGGAAATCCTCGACCGGCTGGGATGCGGCCAGCCGATGGTGGACAAGGGCGTGCAGTGGAACGTCGGAAAAGTATTCTTTGACGACCGTCAGGTCTATGACTTCAACCTGCTGCCGGAAGAAGGCCACAAGCGCCCGGCCTTCATCAATCTGCAGCAATATTACTTTGAAGAACACCTTGTAAACCGAGTCCGGGAGCTGCAGGAGCAGGGTGCCAAGATCGAAATCCGCGGCCGCAACAAGGTTTCGGCCATCGGCACCCATCCCGACCATGTGACGTTGGAAATTGACACGCCCGAAGGCTCTTATAATCTGGAAGCTGAGTGGCTGATCGCCTGTGATGGCGCAGGTTCACCTACCCGCCGGATGCTGGGACTGGATTTTGTCGGCCGGGTGTTTGAAGACAACTTCCTGATTGCCGATGTGATCATGGACGCGGATTTCCCGACTGAACGCTGGTTCTGGTTCGACCCGCCTTTCAACAAGGGGCAGTCGGCGCTTCTGCACAAGCAGCCGGATGGGGTCTGGCGCATTGACCTGCAGCTGGGCTGGGATATCGACAAAGAGCGGGAGAAGCGCCCGGAAAACGTGATCCCGCGTCTAAAAGCGATGCTGGGAGAGGATGTGAAGTTCGAGCTGGAATGGGTCTCGATCTACACTTTCCAATGCCGCCGGATGGAAAAGTTCCGCCACGGAAGAGTGCTGTTTGCCGGCGATGCTGCGCATCAGGTTTCGCCCTTTGGTGCACGCGGCGCCAACTCCGGCGTTCAGGACACCGACAACCTGTGTTGGAAGCTGCAACTGGTGATGGACGGCACCGCCCCGGAAAGCCTTCTGGACAGTTATGACGCTGAGCGGGTCCACGGCGCGGACGAAAACATTTTGAACTCCTCGCGCTCCACCGATTTTATCACCCCCAAGTCGGAGATGAGCCGGGTGATGCGCGATGCGGTTCTGGATCTGTCAGAACAGTATGAATTCGCCCGGCCGCTGGTGAATTCGGGCCGTCTGTCGGTGCCTTGCACCTATGATGGATCGTCCTTGAATTCAGCCGATGCCTTGGACGGGCCTGAACGGACCCGGCCTGGCTCTCCCTGCCCGGACGCACCGCTGAGTGACGGCTTCCTGTTGGACAGGCTGGGGGACAAATTCGTTCTGCTGACTATCGACGCTGACGCCCCGGATGCGATTGAGGAGTCCGGCATCAGGGTTACCCGTCTGGCACTCTCCATCAAGGACGACAAGTCGCTGGCGCTGAAAGAACGGTATCTGGGCAAGCATGAAAGCGCCGTCTATCTGATCCGCCCGGATCAGCATGTCGCCGCCCGCCGCCCCGGCTTTGACGAAAACCAGTTCCGGCACGCGATCCGCCGGGCCATCGGTAAGGAGTGA